One stretch of Euphorbia lathyris chromosome 7, ddEupLath1.1, whole genome shotgun sequence DNA includes these proteins:
- the LOC136235239 gene encoding protein SMAX1-LIKE 6-like, giving the protein MPTPVGVARQCLTDEAARALDDAVAVARRRSHTQTTSLHAVSALLALPSSTLRDACARARSSPCSSRLQFRALELCVGVSLDRLPSSKTLDEPPPISNSLMAAIKRSQANQRRHPDNFHLMQIHCNQQTASVLKVELKHFILSILDDPIVSRVLGDAGFRSCDIKLAIIHPPLTQTPKFSSRCPPIFLCNLPGSDLGRSGFSFPFSGIEDGDENSKRIAEALVRKNDKGKNLLLLGVCATDALGKFVDCVNRDEAGVLPSEIAGVNLVSIDKEVTEFVSEGENDKEKMDLKLEELRNKMEQCSGPGIVLNIGELKALVDENACFRSVSYLVSKLTALLEGFREKLWLIGAAARYETYSKFLGQFPAIEKDWDLHLLPITSKSPIDGLGSKSGLMGSFVPFGGFFAAPSDIKNPLSNMNQSIPRCHLCTAKYEQEVAAVLKTESKISVSDKYSENLPSWLQMAPHDKGLGLDEDKTKNDSTALNAKILGLQKKWNDICQQLHHAHPFSRVGVSPIRPDASYAERFQYVPEMKASSCSRGSSLNEGQPANLSLGIHRDLQSVMPIQQKPISFTPEAESIVYQPKQLKDALKDQQMGKGSSPFTPFGLPSDQTSLSCVSSVTTDLGLSMSTLYASSSQLPRTPQLYDHKERLQNFPSFKSAEFGARESASCQTLGSSPPSNHSLGGHVDSRDYKSIRKQLTEKVGWQDEAICAITRAISRCKSGYGRSCDSTARGDIWLAFIGPDKVGKKRIASVLAETMFGRQENLVSMDLSCHEVEFRGKTVVDFIAMELRKKPSSVVLLENVDKCDDQTRNSLLHAVTTGRFPDSHRNEISTRNMIFVMTSTIAMGNMSLMPHRKPIRFSEESILRAKTSQMQILIEHATEHGGRSNAINVKVSEKETPNSSSMNKRKLGASNSAEQDLNTEAKRRSGRALGSSIDLNLPVEETDDESINSDSYDSDSMSESSQAWLEDFFDKVDEKVLFKPFDFDGLAEKIRTEIGKQFQKVIGSGISLEIDEEVMVQIVAACWVSERSVMEEWVETVIGRAFSEARRKYCISAQNIVRLATCEGVLMEERVAGICLPSRITL; this is encoded by the exons ATGCCAACGCCGGTCGGCGTAGCCCGGCAATGCTTAACGGACGAGGCGGCGCGTGCTCTTGACGATGCTGTTGCTGTGGCGCGTCGGAGGAGTCATACTCAGACTACTTCTCTTCATGCTGTTTCTGCTTTACTTGCGCTGCCGTCTTCCACTCTCCGTGACGCCTGTGCACGCGCGAGGAGTAGTCCGTGTTCTTCGCGGCTTCAGTTTCGTGCGTTGGAGCTTTGTGTTGGGGTTTCTCTTGATCGATTGCCGTCTTCCAAAACCCTAGATGAGCCTCCTCCTATATCTAATTCACTTATGGCTGCGATTAAACGGTCTCAGGCGAATCAACGGAGGCATCCTGATAATTTCCATTTGATGCAAATTCACTGTAATCAGCAAACTGCTTCGGTTTTGAAGGTTGAGCTTAAGCATTTTATTCTCTCCATTTTGGATGATCCGATTGTGAGTCGGGTACTCGGAGACGCCGGTTTTAGAAGTTGTGATATTAAGTTAGCCATTATTCACCCGCCGCTGACGCAAACTCCGAAATTTTCTAGTAGATGCCCGCCaattttcctttgtaatttgcCAGGGTCGGATCTGGGTCGATCTGGTTTTAGCTTCCCGTTTAGTGGGATCGAGGATGGAGATGAGAACTCGAAGAGAATTGCTGAGGCGTTAGTGAGAAAAAATGACAAGGGGAAAAACCTTTTGCTTCTTGGTGTTTGTGCTACTGATGCTTTAGGTAAATTTGTGGATTGTGTAAACAGAGATGAAGCAGGAGTTTTGCCTAGCGAGATTGCTGGGGTAAACCTGGTTTCCATTGATAAAGAGGTAACTGAATTCGTAAGTGAAGGAGAAAATGATAAAGAAAAGATGGATTTGAAGCTTGAGGAGTTGAGAAATAAAATGGAGCAGTGTTCAGGGCCGGGAATTGTGTTGAATATTGGAGAATTGAAGGCTTTGGTCGATGAAAATGCTTGCTTTCGTTCTGTGAGTTATTTGGTTTCAAAGTTGACTGCTTTATTGGAGGGTTTTAGAGAGAAATTGTGGTTGATTGGAGCTGCAGCAAGATATGAAACGTATTCCAAGTTTTTGGGGCAATTTCCAGCTATAGAAAAGGATTGGGATCTTCATCTACTGCCCATAACTTCTAAAAGTCCTATTGATGGTTTGGGCTCCAAATCTGG CTTGATGGGGTCTTTCGTTCCATTTGGTGGATTCTTTGCAGCACCATCTGATATCAAAAATCCATTAAGCAATATGAATCAATCCATCCCTCGTTGCCATCTTTGTACTGCAAAGTATGAGCAAGAAGTTGCTGCTGTGCTAAAAACAGAATCGAAAATTTCTGTTTCTGATAAGTACTCAGAGAACTTACCTTCGTGGTTACAAATGGCTCCCCATGACAAAGGCTTGGGATTGGATGAAGATAAG ACCAAAAATGATAGCACAGCATTGAATGCTAAAATTTTGGGACTGCAAAAGAAATGGAATGATATTTGTCAGCAGCTTCATCATGCTCATCCTTTCTCCAGAGTTGGTGTTTCGCCAATTAGACCTGACGCATCATATGCAGAGCGTTTCCAATATGTTCCAGAAATGAAGGCAAGCAGCTGCAGCAGAGGTTCATCACTTAATGAGGGTCAACCTGCAAATCTAAGTCTCGGCATCCATAGGGACTTGCAAAGTGTGATGCCAATACAACAAAAGCCAATATCATTTACTCCAGAAGCCGAGAGTATTGTTTACCAACCTAAGCAACTCAAAGATGCATTGAAAGATCAGCAGATGGGGAAGGGCAGTTCTCCGTTTACTCCTTTTGGTCTACCCTCAGACCAAACATCACTTTCATGTGTCTCTTCTGTGACCACAGATTTGGGATTGTCAATGTCAACACTGTATGCCTCGAGTTCTCAGTTGCCACGTACTCCACAGTTATATGATCACAAGGAACGTCTTCAAAATTTCCCAAGTTTTAAATCTGCTGAGTTTGGAGCACGTGAGAGTGCTTCATGTCAAACACTTGGGTCTTCTCCACCTTCTAATCATTCCCTGGGAGGGCATGTTGATTCCAGAGACTATAAATCAATCAGGAAACAACTTACTGAAAAAGTTGGCTGGCAAGATGAAGCCATATGTGCAATTACACGAGCCATATCACGTTGCAAATCAGGATATGGAAGAAGTTGTGACTCAACTGCAAGAGGAGATATTTGGCTTGCTTTCATTGGTCCAGATAAAGTTGGAAAGAAAAGAATTGCATCAGTTCTTGCTGAGACAATGTTCGGTAGGCAGGAAAATTTAGTCTCCATGGACCTCAGCTGCCACGAAGTGGAATTTAGGGGAAAGACAGTAGTCGATTTTATTGCAATGGAGTTGCGGAAGAAACCCTCTTCTGTAGTGCTCCTTGAAAATGTAGACAAGTGTGATGATCAAACCCGGAATAGTCTGTTACATGCTGTGACAACAGGTAGATTTCCAGATTCTCATCGGAATGAAATCAGCACAAGAAATATGATCTTCGTGATGACATCAACAATTGCAATGGGTAACATGAGCTTGATGCCACATAGAAAACCTATTAGGTTCTCCGAAGAAAGCATTCTTAGAGCTAAAACCTCGCAAATGCAAATATTAATCGAACATGCTACCGAGCATGGCGGCAGAAGCAATGCAATCAATGTCAAAGTTTCAGAAAAAGAAACCCCCAATTCATCGTCTATGAATAAAAGAAAGCTAGGAGCCAGCAACTCTGCAGAGCAAGATCTTAATACTGAGGCTAAAAGACGATCTGGTAGGGCATTGGGGTCCTCGATTGATTTAAATCTCCCTGTAGAGGAGACAGACGACGAGAGTATTAATTCTGATAGTTACGATAGTGACTCCATGTCCGAAAGTTCACAAGCTTGGCTGGAAGATTTCTTTGATAAAGTGGATGAAAAGGTATTGTTCAAGCCATTTGATTTTGATGGTCTTGCTGAGAAAATAAGAACCGAAATCGGGAAGCAATTTCAGAAGGTTATAGGATCTGGGATTTCGCTGGAGATTGATGAGGAAGTAATGGTACAAATAGTTGCAGCTTGTTGGGTCTCAGAGAGAAGTGTAATGGAGGAATGGGTGGAAACAGTTATAGGGAGAGCATTCTCGGAAGCTCGTCGGAAGTACTGTATTAGTGCACAAAATATTGTGAGATTAGCTACTTGTGAAGGTGTATTAATGGAGGAGCGAGTGGCAGGTATATGCCTCCCTTCCAGAATTACCCTCTAA